The following coding sequences lie in one Hyphobacterium sp. CCMP332 genomic window:
- a CDS encoding response regulator transcription factor: MRLRSPNLSPRQLAVLKMLGEGATNKAIAEALNISENTVKSHLRSIFEGLGVRTRTACGHKVVLLGLIQFACRRSRARSRAARSVSLSAGFGMIVTSSRSAALAKSQTSPVSRPPGATHSSCGASGRYTALLDLPANDNDTLLLLIAGQNGGWRLER, from the coding sequence ATACGGCTGCGGAGCCCTAATCTTTCCCCGCGTCAACTCGCGGTTCTGAAAATGCTGGGTGAAGGCGCGACCAACAAGGCGATCGCCGAAGCCCTGAATATCAGCGAGAACACCGTGAAATCGCATTTGCGTTCTATTTTCGAAGGCCTCGGTGTGCGAACCCGGACTGCTTGCGGCCACAAGGTTGTGCTTTTGGGACTGATCCAGTTTGCCTGCCGGCGTTCCAGGGCCCGGTCGAGGGCCGCGCGAAGCGTTTCGCTTTCCGCCGGTTTCGGAATGATTGTCACATCTTCCAGATCAGCGGCTTTGGCAAAATCACAGACTTCGCCGGTTAGCCGTCCGCCGGGTGCTACGCACTCGAGCTGTGGGGCCTCCGGCCGCTACACAGCTCTCCTCGACCTGCCTGCCAATGATAACGATACGCTTTTATTACTGATCGCCGGACAAAATGGCGGCTGGAGGCTGGAGCGGTAG
- a CDS encoding peptidylprolyl isomerase, producing the protein MKRVWMSSAIALVLAASACAENNAANAEADIAETASEAAESSQSTEAGSETQLAALIQDEADTMAVADEAPDYDFPDDVWRTVEQDHLLYIETEHGMIVLELAPEFAPQHVERMTTLANERFYDFLVWHRVIDGFVAQGGGSRTNPAHSTDMDRVPGEFTMRRDPNETPIFETQDRVINPRSNPSMARAGFWNGFPAGTQAAALASITADGRVESWLLHCEGAASMARTSDPNSAGSQFYITRGDAEHLNAQYTVWGRVRAGQDAVDAIAVGTAGQDRVYTDTIRSMRVGSDSGFDGQVTVKVMDTNSQAFADWLMAQGEGGEAPDVCEVDVPVRITE; encoded by the coding sequence ATGAAACGAGTTTGGATGTCGAGCGCGATCGCGCTCGTATTGGCCGCAAGTGCTTGCGCTGAAAACAATGCTGCAAATGCGGAAGCGGATATCGCGGAGACAGCGAGCGAGGCCGCAGAGTCCTCTCAATCCACCGAAGCGGGTTCCGAAACACAGCTTGCGGCGCTGATTCAGGATGAAGCGGACACGATGGCTGTCGCGGACGAAGCGCCGGATTATGATTTTCCGGATGATGTCTGGCGCACGGTCGAGCAGGATCATCTACTCTATATCGAGACCGAACACGGCATGATCGTGCTGGAGCTGGCACCGGAATTTGCGCCGCAACATGTCGAGCGCATGACGACGCTGGCCAATGAGCGGTTCTATGACTTTCTCGTCTGGCACCGCGTGATTGACGGCTTTGTTGCGCAAGGCGGTGGCAGCCGGACCAATCCGGCGCACTCGACCGATATGGACCGGGTGCCCGGCGAATTCACGATGCGCCGTGACCCGAACGAGACGCCGATTTTCGAAACACAGGATCGCGTTATAAATCCGCGGAGCAATCCGTCGATGGCCCGTGCCGGTTTCTGGAACGGATTTCCCGCAGGCACGCAAGCCGCAGCCTTGGCTAGTATTACCGCTGACGGCCGGGTGGAAAGCTGGCTCCTTCATTGCGAAGGTGCGGCCTCCATGGCGCGGACGAGTGACCCGAACAGTGCGGGCAGCCAGTTCTACATTACACGCGGCGATGCGGAACACCTGAATGCGCAATATACGGTTTGGGGCCGGGTACGCGCGGGTCAGGATGCTGTCGATGCGATTGCCGTAGGCACTGCTGGTCAGGATCGGGTTTACACGGATACGATTCGTTCGATGCGTGTCGGATCGGATTCCGGTTTCGATGGGCAGGTCACCGTTAAGGTGATGGATACCAATTCACAAGCTTTCGCCGACTGGTTGATGGCGCAGGGCGAGGGCGGCGAGGCACCGGATGTGTGTGAAGTCGACGTTCCCGTTCGTATTACGGAGTAA